From the Solanum pennellii chromosome 4, SPENNV200 genome, one window contains:
- the LOC107016278 gene encoding omega-hydroxypalmitate O-feruloyl transferase: MLGSIDLPDCVYSKEPTFISPISPTPNHTLYLSNLDDQMFLRFSIKYLYIFTKSINLEKLKYSLSRVLVDYYPLAGRLLKCPQNNHKLQVDCNGKGAIFAEAFLDLSADELLVVSNKPDKSWRKLLYKDEAQSFLDIPPLVVQVTNLRCGGMILCTAINHCLCDGIGTAQFLHAWAHYTVDPTVSLSIKPFHSRDVLKPHDPTQITSIHPAFTKIPLDDQNPQFDLNLHQYLQSQPVTPTSITFSESQILHLKRQCSPSVKSTSFEVLASHTWRCWVKSLDLPSSVNVKLLFSVNIRKTVKPELPQGYYGNGFVLGCAEAPVKQVVNGNLQDTVKLVQHAKSELTNDTVKSIVDLLEDKTVKTDLSTSLVISQWSRLSLEEVNFGEGKPIQMGPLTSDIYCLFLPSLGEIDGIRVLVSVPENVVKKFEYYMKELWEVNDVNGDIIKGHLQYENQKMISA, translated from the exons atgttaggctcaaTAGATCTACCAGATTGTGTTTATTCAAAAGAGCCTACTTTCATAAGTCCAATTAGTCCAACACCAAATCACACCCTTTATTTATCAAATCTTGATGATCAAATGTTCCTTAGATTTTCAATTAagtatctttatatttttactaagtCCATAAATTTGGAAAAACTTAAATATTCACTATCAAGAGTTTTAGTGGATTATTATCCTTTAGCAGGGAGATTATTAAAATGTCCacaaaataatcataaactTCAAGTGGATTGTAATGGAAAAGGTGCTATTTTTGCTGAAGCATTTTTGGATTTAAGTGCTGATGAACTTCTTGTTGTTTCTAATAAACCTGATAAATCTTggagaaaattattatataaagatGAAGCTCAAAGTTTCTTGGATATTCCTCCTCTAGTTGTGCAG GTAACAAATCTCCGTTGTGGGGGCATGATCCTCTGCACCGCAATCAACCATTGTCTCTGTGACGGCATCGGGACCGCTCAATTTTTACATGCATGGGCCCACTATACCGTGGACCCCACAGTCAGTTTATCAATCAAACCGTTCCACTCTCGCGACGTGTTAAAACCCCATGATCCGACACAAATAACCTCTATACATCCTGCATTTACGAAAATACCCCTTGATGATCAAAATCCCCAATTTGACCTCAACCTTCACCAATATTTACAATCACAACCTGTTACCCCTACTTCTATTACCTTTTCAGAGTCCCAAATTCTACACTTGAAAAGACAATGTTCTCCCTCGGTAAAATCCACGAGCTTCGAAGTCCTAGCATCTCACACGTGGCGGTGTTGGGTAAAATCATTGGATTTACCGTCTTCTGTTAAcgtgaaattattattttccgtTAACATTAGGAAGACGGTAAAACCAGAATTACCACAAGGGTATTATGGGAATGGATTTGTGCTAGGGTGCGCCGAGGCACCAGTTAAGCAAGTGGTGAATGGTAACTTACAAGACACGGTAAAATTAGTGCAACATGCTAAGTCTGAATTAACGAACGATACGGTAAAATCAATCGTCGATTTATTAGAGGATAAAACTGTAAAAACGGATTTATCGACTAGTTTGGTAATTTCACAGTGGTCAAGATTGAGCTTAGAAGAGGTAAATTTTGGAGAAGGTAAACCAATTCAAATGGGTCCATTAACAAGTGATATTTACTGCTTGTTTTTACCGTCATTGGGTGAAATTGATGGAATTAGAGTATTGGTTTCTGTGCCAGAAAATGTTGTGAagaaatttgaatattatatgaaGGAACTTTGGGAGGTAAATGATGTTAATGGAGATATTATCAAAGGACATCTTCAATATGAAAATCAAAAAATGATTTCTgcttga